In one window of Janthinobacterium sp. 1_2014MBL_MicDiv DNA:
- a CDS encoding response regulator transcription factor, with amino-acid sequence MLHIIDDEEVVRDSLSWLAASRSIEARSYASAQQFLDSLDGSFDAGGDCVLLDVRMPDMNGIALFDQLVKRDLTARLPVIFLTGHGDVPMAVDSLKRGAFDFFEKPFNDNDLMDRVQQGLANSRQAGELAAVHARLATLSTREREVLDLILAGKMNKVVADKLGISMRTVEVHRAHIFDKMQVKTAVELAGLLK; translated from the coding sequence ATGCTGCATATCATTGATGACGAAGAAGTCGTACGCGACTCCCTGTCCTGGCTGGCCGCCTCGCGCAGCATCGAGGCGCGCAGCTACGCCAGCGCGCAGCAATTCCTCGACAGCCTCGATGGCAGCTTCGACGCCGGCGGCGACTGCGTGCTGCTCGACGTGCGCATGCCCGACATGAACGGCATCGCCCTGTTCGACCAGCTGGTCAAGCGCGACCTGACGGCGCGCCTGCCCGTGATTTTCCTCACCGGCCACGGCGACGTGCCGATGGCCGTCGACAGCCTGAAACGCGGCGCCTTCGATTTCTTTGAAAAGCCGTTCAACGACAACGACCTGATGGACCGCGTGCAGCAAGGCCTGGCCAACTCGCGCCAGGCCGGCGAACTGGCCGCCGTGCACGCGCGCCTGGCCACCCTGTCGACGCGCGAACGCGAAGTGCTGGACCTGATTTTGGCGGGCAAGATGAACAAGGTGGTGGCCGACAAGCTGGGCATCAGCATGCGCACCGTGGAAGTCCACCGCGCGCATATCTTCGACAAGATGCAGGTCAAGACGGCGGTGGAGCTGGCGGGGTTGTTGAAGTAA
- a CDS encoding D-hexose-6-phosphate mutarotase produces the protein MSKSTFGQLPAVTIRAADGAQATVTLYGGHLVSWRTSDGQERLFCSRDSALDGSRAIRGGVPVIFPQFGARGTGMRHGFARVATWQLAASGEADGAAYAEFTLTQSDLPEAIAAAWPFAFTLRLRVAVKGQALDLSLSVQNTDEQAFPFSAALHTYFAIEQLDAARIAGLQRVRYSDETPQDALQAEELLQLADKLDRIYYQLPGALTLQAGAATLRLEQQGFTDAVVWNPGAQDAAALPDLADDEYRRFICIEPALIQPDTLAAGAGWTGRQRLEFT, from the coding sequence ATGAGCAAGAGTACCTTTGGCCAGTTGCCGGCCGTGACCATCCGCGCGGCCGACGGCGCGCAGGCGACCGTCACCCTGTACGGCGGCCACCTGGTCTCATGGCGTACCAGCGATGGCCAGGAGCGTTTGTTTTGCAGCCGCGATTCCGCCCTTGACGGCAGCCGCGCCATCCGTGGCGGCGTACCGGTGATCTTCCCCCAGTTCGGCGCGCGCGGCACGGGCATGCGCCACGGCTTTGCGCGCGTGGCGACCTGGCAGCTGGCAGCCAGCGGCGAAGCCGATGGCGCCGCGTATGCGGAATTTACCTTGACCCAGTCCGATCTGCCCGAAGCGATCGCCGCCGCCTGGCCGTTCGCCTTCACCCTGCGCCTGCGCGTGGCCGTCAAGGGGCAAGCGCTGGACTTGAGCCTGTCCGTGCAGAACACGGACGAGCAGGCGTTCCCGTTCTCGGCCGCCCTGCATACCTATTTTGCGATTGAACAGCTGGATGCGGCGCGCATCGCCGGCCTGCAGCGCGTGCGCTACTCGGACGAGACGCCGCAGGACGCCCTGCAGGCGGAAGAGCTGCTGCAGCTTGCCGACAAGCTGGACCGCATCTATTACCAGCTGCCGGGCGCCCTGACCCTGCAGGCGGGTGCCGCCACCCTGCGCCTGGAGCAGCAGGGCTTTACGGACGCCGTCGTGTGGAACCCGGGCGCGCAGGACGCGGCCGCCCTGCCCGACCTGGCCGACGACGAATACCGGCGCTTCATCTGCATCGAGCCGGCCCTGATCCAGCCCGACACGCTGGCCGCCGGCGCCGGATGGACCGGGCGCCAGCGCCTTGAATTTACATAA
- a CDS encoding TRAP transporter substrate-binding protein, which produces MKTMFVALCAAIGATAGVHAYAQAPIVIKFSHVVATDTPKGQAAERFKQLAEKATNGKVKVELYPNSQLYKDKEELEALQLGAVQMLAPSLAKFGPLGVKEFEAFDLPYIFPTKTALYNVTEGEIGKSLLKKLEPKGITGLAYWDNGFKVMSANKPLHHPADFKGLKMRIQSSKVLDAQMRALGANPQVLAFSEVYQALQTGVVDGTENPPSNMYTQKMHEVQKHVTVSNHGYLGYAVIVNKKFWDGLPPEIRSQLEKAMREATTFEKAIAQRDNDQALEAIKKAGRTQIYTLTVQEQAEWRKALAPVQKTMEARIGKDLITAINKESAK; this is translated from the coding sequence ATGAAAACCATGTTCGTCGCGCTGTGCGCGGCCATCGGCGCCACCGCCGGCGTGCACGCCTACGCCCAGGCGCCCATCGTCATCAAGTTCAGCCACGTCGTGGCGACCGATACGCCGAAAGGCCAGGCCGCCGAACGCTTCAAGCAGTTGGCCGAGAAAGCCACGAATGGCAAGGTCAAGGTCGAACTGTACCCGAACAGCCAGCTGTACAAGGACAAGGAAGAACTCGAAGCCCTGCAGCTGGGCGCCGTGCAGATGCTGGCGCCCTCGCTGGCCAAGTTCGGCCCGCTGGGCGTGAAGGAATTCGAGGCGTTCGACCTGCCATATATCTTCCCCACCAAGACCGCGCTGTATAACGTCACCGAAGGCGAAATCGGCAAGAGCCTGCTGAAAAAGCTGGAACCCAAGGGTATCACGGGCCTGGCCTACTGGGACAACGGCTTCAAGGTGATGTCGGCCAACAAGCCGCTGCACCACCCGGCCGACTTCAAGGGCCTGAAGATGCGCATCCAGTCGTCGAAGGTGCTCGACGCGCAGATGCGCGCGCTGGGCGCCAATCCGCAGGTGCTGGCCTTCTCGGAAGTGTATCAGGCGCTGCAGACGGGCGTCGTCGACGGCACGGAAAATCCGCCATCGAATATGTACACGCAAAAGATGCATGAAGTGCAAAAGCACGTGACCGTGTCCAACCACGGCTACCTGGGCTATGCCGTCATCGTCAACAAGAAATTCTGGGACGGCTTGCCCCCGGAAATTCGCAGCCAGCTGGAAAAAGCCATGCGCGAGGCGACCACGTTTGAAAAGGCCATCGCCCAGCGCGACAATGACCAGGCCCTCGAGGCCATCAAGAAGGCGGGCAGGACGCAGATCTACACGCTGACGGTGCAGGAGCAGGCCGAGTGGCGCAAGGCGCTGGCGCCCGTGCAAAAAACCATGGAAGCGCGCATCGGCAAGGACTTGATCACGGCCATCAACAAGGAAAGCGCGAAGTAA
- a CDS encoding PadR family transcriptional regulator: MRNSHHAEHGHGGHHHQHAHCGQHHHGEHHRGEHRHEHRHEYYLHGRGPRGFDERGDGMGHGGPGGRGGRGERAERVFGRGDLPLIVLALIEISPRHGYEIIKAIEERCGGAYAPSPGAIYPTLTLLEEQDHVTSSESASGKKLYTITDLGRAYIEENRAQVDGILARLDMFARIQAKHALPERVRQGMHTLKHALLLNKTNWTDAEAERVAAVLEQAANAIVDGQ, encoded by the coding sequence ATGAGAAACTCACACCACGCAGAACATGGCCACGGCGGCCATCACCATCAGCATGCCCATTGCGGCCAGCACCACCATGGCGAACACCATCGCGGCGAGCATCGCCACGAACACCGCCACGAATACTACCTGCATGGCCGCGGCCCGCGCGGCTTCGACGAGCGCGGCGATGGCATGGGCCATGGCGGCCCCGGTGGCCGGGGCGGGCGCGGCGAACGGGCCGAGCGCGTCTTCGGCCGCGGCGACCTGCCGCTGATCGTGCTGGCGCTGATCGAGATCAGCCCGCGCCACGGCTATGAAATCATCAAGGCCATCGAAGAGCGTTGCGGCGGCGCCTATGCGCCCAGCCCGGGCGCCATCTACCCGACCCTGACCCTGCTCGAAGAACAGGACCACGTCACGTCCAGTGAAAGCGCCAGCGGCAAGAAGCTCTACACCATCACGGACCTGGGCCGCGCCTATATTGAGGAAAACCGCGCCCAGGTGGACGGCATCCTGGCCCGCCTCGACATGTTCGCCCGCATTCAGGCGAAACACGCCTTGCCCGAGCGCGTGCGCCAGGGCATGCACACCCTCAAGCATGCGCTGCTGCTGAACAAGACCAACTGGACGGACGCGGAAGCCGAACGCGTGGCCGCCGTGCTGGAGCAGGCGGCGAATGCCATCGTCGACGGTCAATGA
- a CDS encoding N-acetylmuramoyl-L-alanine amidase, with protein MPSPSQIRPEPLISSPITRRTVLKAGGTLLLSVFAPMSAMAAQILAVRVWPAEDYTRVTLENDSILKATHFIVKDPERLVVDIEGLELNPTLKGLVAKIQSNDPYIKQVRVGQNRPNVVRLVFDLKEEVTPQLFTLPPAGSYNHRLIFDLYPVHEPDLIAQMIEKGDWSSDPAKPPMAGTHTPPPALPLPDSGKPPVAVAPVAPIVPPLPDIRPEQRPEARPLPGQKVVRMITIALDPGHGGEDPGAMGSKGSREKDVVLAIAKRLKTKLELQPNMRVMLTRDADFFVPLGMRVEKARKVQADLFVSIHADAFIQPTARGSSVFVLSEKGATSTAARWLANKENQADLIGGVNVKNHDKQLASVLLDLSTTAQINDSMKLGKAVLREIGGINRLHKGSVEQAGFAVLKAPDIPSILIETAFISNPEEEAKLTDNGYQDQMADAIVTGIKNYFAKNPPLAKSRLT; from the coding sequence ATGCCTTCACCGTCTCAAATTCGCCCCGAACCTTTGATATCCTCGCCCATCACCCGGCGTACGGTGCTCAAGGCCGGCGGCACCCTGCTGTTATCCGTCTTCGCGCCGATGTCGGCGATGGCGGCGCAAATTCTCGCCGTGCGCGTCTGGCCTGCCGAGGATTACACCCGCGTCACGCTGGAAAACGACAGCATCCTGAAAGCGACCCACTTCATCGTCAAGGACCCGGAACGCCTGGTGGTCGACATCGAAGGCCTGGAGCTCAATCCCACGCTGAAGGGCCTGGTGGCGAAGATCCAGTCGAACGATCCGTATATCAAGCAGGTGCGCGTGGGCCAGAACCGGCCCAACGTGGTGCGCCTGGTGTTCGACCTGAAAGAGGAAGTCACGCCGCAGCTGTTTACCCTGCCACCGGCAGGTTCGTACAATCACCGCCTGATCTTCGACCTGTACCCCGTGCACGAGCCGGACCTGATCGCGCAGATGATCGAAAAAGGCGACTGGTCCAGCGATCCGGCCAAGCCGCCGATGGCCGGCACGCACACGCCGCCGCCCGCATTGCCGCTGCCCGACAGCGGCAAGCCGCCCGTCGCCGTCGCGCCCGTGGCCCCCATCGTGCCGCCGCTCCCCGATATCCGTCCCGAACAGCGCCCCGAAGCGCGCCCCTTGCCGGGCCAGAAAGTGGTGCGCATGATTACCATCGCGCTCGACCCCGGCCACGGCGGCGAGGATCCTGGCGCCATGGGCAGCAAGGGCAGCCGCGAAAAGGATGTCGTGCTGGCCATCGCCAAGCGCCTGAAAACCAAGCTGGAGCTGCAGCCGAACATGCGCGTCATGCTTACGCGCGACGCCGATTTCTTCGTCCCGCTGGGCATGCGCGTGGAAAAGGCGCGCAAGGTGCAGGCCGACCTGTTCGTCTCGATCCACGCCGATGCGTTCATCCAGCCGACGGCGCGCGGTTCGTCCGTCTTCGTGCTGTCGGAAAAAGGCGCCACCTCGACGGCGGCGCGCTGGCTGGCCAACAAGGAAAACCAGGCCGATTTGATCGGCGGCGTCAACGTGAAGAACCACGACAAGCAGCTGGCCAGCGTGCTGCTCGACCTGTCGACGACGGCGCAGATCAACGACAGCATGAAGCTGGGCAAGGCCGTGCTGCGCGAGATCGGCGGCATCAACCGCCTGCACAAGGGCTCCGTCGAACAGGCCGGCTTCGCCGTGCTGAAGGCGCCCGACATTCCCTCCATCCTGATCGAGACGGCCTTCATCTCGAATCCGGAAGAGGAAGCCAAGCTGACCGACAACGGCTACCAGGACCAGATGGCCGACGCCATCGTCACGGGCATCAAGAATTACTTTGCGAAGAATCCGCCGCTGGCGAAAAGCCGCCTGACCTGA
- the queG gene encoding tRNA epoxyqueuosine(34) reductase QueG, with protein MSATVTDLAALARTIKQWGRELGFAEVRIADVDLSHMEAGLQAWLDAGYHGEMEYMASHGMKRARPAELVPGTVRAISARMNYLPPALGADWREREAARDADPAAAVISVYARGRDYHKVMRSRLQQLAERIKGEIGDFGYRVFSDSAPVMEVELAQKGGLGWRGKHTLLINRQGGSFFFLGEILIDVPLPVDAPETPHCGQCSACITVCPTQAILGPHQLDARRCISYLTIELKGAIPVEMRPLIGNKVYGCDDCQTVCPWNKFAQRAVVPDFDERHSLGSAGMVELFAWTEEEFNRRMEGSAIRRIGHERWLRNLAVGMGNAAAKVRGQADIVAALLSRREHPSAIVREHVEWALVLHGVA; from the coding sequence ATGTCCGCCACCGTCACCGATCTCGCCGCCCTGGCGCGCACCATCAAGCAATGGGGGCGCGAGCTGGGTTTTGCCGAGGTGCGCATCGCCGATGTGGACCTGTCGCACATGGAAGCGGGGCTGCAGGCCTGGCTTGATGCAGGGTATCACGGCGAAATGGAATACATGGCCAGCCACGGCATGAAGCGTGCGCGCCCGGCCGAACTGGTGCCGGGCACGGTGCGCGCCATCAGCGCCCGCATGAACTACCTGCCGCCGGCGTTGGGAGCCGACTGGCGCGAGCGCGAGGCGGCGCGGGACGCCGATCCCGCGGCGGCCGTGATCTCCGTGTATGCACGCGGCCGCGATTATCACAAGGTGATGCGCTCGCGTCTGCAGCAGCTGGCCGAACGCATCAAGGGCGAAATCGGCGACTTCGGCTACCGCGTCTTCAGCGACTCGGCCCCCGTGATGGAAGTGGAACTGGCGCAAAAGGGCGGGTTGGGCTGGCGCGGCAAGCACACCTTGCTGATCAACCGCCAGGGCGGTTCCTTTTTTTTCCTCGGCGAGATCCTCATCGACGTGCCGCTGCCGGTGGATGCGCCCGAGACGCCGCACTGCGGCCAGTGCTCGGCGTGCATCACGGTGTGCCCGACGCAAGCGATCCTGGGGCCGCACCAGCTCGACGCGCGCCGCTGCATCTCGTACCTGACCATCGAATTGAAGGGCGCCATTCCCGTCGAAATGCGGCCCCTGATCGGCAACAAGGTATATGGCTGCGACGATTGCCAGACCGTCTGCCCGTGGAACAAGTTCGCCCAGCGCGCCGTGGTGCCCGATTTCGACGAGCGCCATAGCCTGGGCAGCGCCGGCATGGTGGAGCTGTTCGCCTGGACGGAAGAAGAATTCAACCGCCGCATGGAAGGCAGCGCCATCCGTCGCATCGGCCACGAGCGCTGGCTGCGCAACCTGGCCGTCGGCATGGGCAATGCGGCCGCCAAGGTGCGGGGACAGGCCGACATCGTCGCGGCCCTGCTGTCGCGCCGCGAGCACCCGTCGGCCATCGTGCGCGAACACGTCGAATGGGCGCTGGTGCTGCACGGCGTCGCCTGA
- a CDS encoding TRAP transporter small permease — protein sequence MKFLDHLEEWLIATLMGAATFIIFVAVVHRYLAGLPIPGVQDFLIQINTSWAQELCIYMFVWMAKFGAAYGVRTGIHVGVDVLINRMNPRWRDRFIVFGLAAGALFTGVVGTLGASFVWSIGHTDQTSADMEVPMWLVYLAVPLGSYLMCFRFLQVMVHFIKTGALPKHDHSHVEGLDEELTAEEKGAKA from the coding sequence ATGAAATTTCTGGATCATCTGGAAGAGTGGCTGATCGCGACCCTGATGGGCGCGGCCACCTTCATCATTTTCGTCGCCGTCGTGCACCGCTACCTGGCGGGCTTGCCCATTCCGGGCGTGCAGGACTTCCTGATTCAAATCAATACCAGCTGGGCCCAGGAGCTGTGCATCTACATGTTCGTCTGGATGGCCAAGTTCGGCGCCGCGTATGGCGTGCGCACGGGCATCCACGTGGGCGTCGACGTGCTGATCAACCGCATGAACCCGCGCTGGCGCGACCGCTTCATCGTCTTCGGCCTGGCCGCCGGCGCCCTGTTTACGGGCGTCGTGGGTACCCTGGGTGCCAGCTTCGTGTGGTCGATCGGCCACACGGACCAGACCTCGGCCGACATGGAGGTGCCGATGTGGCTGGTCTACCTGGCCGTGCCGCTCGGTTCCTACCTGATGTGCTTCCGCTTCCTGCAGGTGATGGTGCATTTCATCAAGACGGGCGCCTTGCCAAAACACGACCACTCGCATGTCGAGGGGCTGGACGAGGAATTGACGGCGGAAGAAAAAGGAGCCAAGGCATGA
- a CDS encoding PAS domain S-box protein, with translation MPTPPTLARRFKLSSPMRWLLPVILLLLFLSILFWLPWQARQMESNERQEQLIADTLWVEQTIRFQLARNEESLFNLGTDIASGALGAEKVHERLQQMLRNGRELQRVLWLDTSGKVLATSDNSLPHELAFSPASLTAGDNARRLHRGQYAQPSQQSGFPDAPPGAMLMDYHQPLFDGQRYVGSLVATYQIGSLLDEMVPWWFAQDNQISLIDRDDKVLARRAAAGPGHGVYTHKRALDVPGATITLFTDSVKSQPKLLPNLLVGSVIALSLGLIWSLLALWRHISRRLMAEGALRQQMLFRTAMENSLVTGMRARDLEGRVTYVNPAFCQIVGYPPEEILGRLPPMPYWVPEALEEYQQRFVKALAGNPTPQFETYFQRPDGTRVAVLIFEAPLVDKHGQQTGWMGSVLDISDRKRVEELNRQQQEKLQTSSRLATMGELASMLAHELNQPLAAISSYTTGALNLIRRAIDSGAPVDPATLKPALEHAGAQAQRAGQIIRSVHDFVRKSEPQRQDIAIRTLIDGIRALIDLQARKYYVTIQEEIPADLPLLRADPVMIEQVLLNLTRNAIEAMQDAAPGRRIMRLRASHDAQQDMVTVDVIDHGHGIPQDVAERLFSPFFSTKAEGMGMGLNICRTAIEFHGGALTFSANPAGGTIFTFSVPAVPRAPH, from the coding sequence ATGCCGACTCCCCCCACCCTTGCGCGCCGCTTCAAGCTATCGAGCCCGATGCGCTGGCTGCTGCCCGTCATCCTGCTGCTGCTGTTCCTCTCCATCCTGTTCTGGCTGCCATGGCAGGCACGCCAGATGGAGAGCAACGAACGCCAGGAACAGCTGATCGCCGACACGCTGTGGGTCGAGCAGACCATCCGCTTCCAGCTGGCGCGCAACGAGGAAAGCCTGTTCAACCTGGGCACCGACATCGCCAGCGGCGCCCTCGGCGCGGAAAAAGTCCATGAACGGCTGCAGCAGATGCTGCGCAACGGGCGCGAACTGCAGCGCGTGCTGTGGCTCGACACCAGCGGCAAGGTGCTGGCCACCAGCGACAACAGCCTGCCGCACGAGCTGGCCTTTTCGCCCGCCTCGCTGACGGCAGGCGACAATGCGCGCCGCCTGCACCGGGGCCAATATGCCCAGCCCTCGCAGCAGAGCGGCTTCCCCGACGCGCCGCCCGGCGCCATGCTGATGGATTACCACCAGCCCCTGTTCGATGGGCAGCGCTACGTGGGCAGCCTGGTGGCCACCTACCAGATCGGCAGCCTGCTCGATGAAATGGTGCCATGGTGGTTCGCCCAGGATAACCAGATTTCCCTGATCGACCGCGACGACAAGGTGCTGGCGCGGCGCGCCGCCGCCGGCCCCGGCCACGGCGTGTACACGCACAAGCGCGCGCTCGACGTGCCGGGCGCCACCATCACGCTGTTTACCGACAGCGTGAAAAGCCAGCCCAAGCTGCTGCCCAATTTGCTGGTCGGTTCCGTCATCGCCCTCTCGCTGGGTCTGATATGGAGCTTGCTGGCCCTGTGGCGGCATATCTCGCGCCGCCTGATGGCCGAAGGCGCGCTGCGCCAGCAGATGCTGTTTCGCACGGCGATGGAAAACTCGCTGGTGACGGGCATGCGCGCGCGCGACCTGGAAGGACGCGTCACCTATGTCAATCCCGCGTTCTGCCAGATCGTCGGCTATCCGCCCGAGGAAATCCTGGGGCGCTTGCCGCCCATGCCCTACTGGGTGCCCGAGGCGCTGGAAGAATACCAGCAGCGCTTCGTCAAGGCGCTGGCCGGCAATCCCACGCCGCAGTTCGAAACCTATTTCCAGCGTCCCGACGGCACCCGCGTGGCGGTGCTGATCTTCGAGGCGCCGCTGGTGGACAAGCACGGCCAGCAGACGGGCTGGATGGGTTCCGTGCTCGACATCTCGGACCGCAAGCGCGTCGAGGAACTGAACCGCCAGCAGCAGGAAAAACTGCAGACGAGCTCGCGCCTGGCCACCATGGGCGAGCTGGCATCGATGCTGGCGCATGAGCTGAACCAGCCGCTGGCGGCCATCTCCAGCTACACCACGGGCGCGCTGAACCTGATACGGCGCGCCATCGACAGCGGCGCGCCCGTCGACCCGGCCACCCTGAAGCCGGCGCTGGAACACGCGGGCGCGCAGGCGCAGCGGGCCGGCCAGATCATCCGCAGCGTGCACGATTTCGTGCGCAAGAGCGAGCCGCAGCGCCAGGATATCGCCATCCGCACCCTGATCGACGGCATCCGCGCGCTGATCGACCTGCAGGCGCGCAAATACTATGTGACCATCCAGGAAGAGATACCTGCCGACCTGCCGCTGCTGCGCGCCGATCCCGTGATGATCGAGCAAGTACTGCTGAACCTGACACGCAACGCCATCGAGGCGATGCAGGATGCGGCGCCGGGACGGCGTATCATGCGCCTGCGGGCCAGCCACGACGCGCAGCAGGACATGGTGACGGTGGACGTCATCGACCACGGCCACGGCATCCCGCAGGACGTGGCCGAGCGGCTGTTTTCGCCCTTCTTCTCGACCAAGGCCGAGGGCATGGGCATGGGGCTGAACATCTGCCGCACCGCCATCGAATTTCATGGCGGCGCGCTGACCTTCAGCGCCAACCCCGCTGGCGGTACCATCTTTACATTCAGCGTGCCGGCAGTGCCGCGCGCGCCGCACTAA
- the tsaE gene encoding tRNA (adenosine(37)-N6)-threonylcarbamoyltransferase complex ATPase subunit type 1 TsaE, with the protein MTEHFKAHLHDEAGTAALGAALARALAPGLAIYLHGDLGAGKTALTRALLHAAGHAGHVKSPTYTLSEPYTVQLDGQAVNVIHFDLYRMGSAEEFLDAGFREDFNGHNICIVEWPEKAEPVLPPADLNVYLSVAGTGRDVELQASSELGLSCLHRLKFAPNL; encoded by the coding sequence ATGACCGAACACTTCAAAGCCCACCTCCACGACGAAGCCGGCACCGCCGCTCTGGGCGCCGCGCTGGCGCGCGCGCTGGCGCCAGGCCTGGCGATCTACCTGCACGGCGACCTGGGCGCCGGCAAGACGGCCCTCACGCGCGCGCTGCTGCACGCGGCCGGCCACGCGGGCCACGTGAAAAGCCCCACGTATACCCTGTCCGAACCGTACACGGTGCAACTCGACGGCCAGGCCGTCAACGTCATTCATTTCGACCTGTACCGCATGGGCAGCGCCGAGGAATTCCTCGACGCGGGCTTTCGCGAAGACTTCAATGGCCACAATATCTGCATCGTCGAATGGCCGGAGAAAGCCGAACCGGTCCTGCCGCCGGCGGACCTGAATGTTTATTTGAGCGTTGCGGGTACAGGACGTGATGTAGAATTGCAAGCGTCTTCTGAATTGGGTCTGTCATGCCTTCACCGTCTCAAATTCGCCCCGAACCTTTGA
- a CDS encoding siderophore-interacting protein → MTNTSSATPAPQRLRTTERVRHDLKLRVLTVVRTEQLTPHMRRITLAGDDLDGFVSPAHDDHVKLFFPAPGEAAPVFPVLGNGPNPVQYAEGARPIARNYTPRRYDAARRELEIDFVLHGDGPAATWAAQAVPGQTLGVGGPRGSMLVPLDFDWYVLVGDQTALPAIARRLEQLPATARAIAVIEIVEDGEQIALDSAAQLDVRWVARNGRSGALLLAELAKVVLPQDGDGYVWVACEHAQVQGLRGHFIEAGVPKQHLHAASYWKHGAAEHHERHDA, encoded by the coding sequence ATGACGAATACCTCATCGGCAACACCCGCACCGCAACGCCTGCGGACCACCGAACGCGTGCGGCACGACTTGAAACTGCGCGTGCTCACCGTCGTGCGCACCGAGCAGCTGACGCCGCACATGCGCCGCATCACCCTGGCCGGCGACGATCTTGACGGCTTTGTCTCGCCCGCGCACGACGACCACGTGAAACTGTTCTTCCCCGCCCCGGGCGAAGCTGCGCCCGTCTTTCCCGTGCTGGGCAATGGCCCGAATCCCGTCCAGTACGCGGAAGGGGCGCGTCCCATCGCCCGCAACTACACGCCGCGCCGCTATGACGCCGCGCGGCGCGAGCTGGAGATCGACTTCGTGCTGCATGGCGACGGTCCCGCAGCCACCTGGGCGGCACAAGCCGTGCCCGGACAGACCCTGGGTGTGGGCGGACCGCGCGGCTCGATGCTGGTGCCGCTCGATTTCGACTGGTATGTGCTGGTGGGCGACCAGACGGCCTTGCCGGCCATCGCCCGCCGCCTCGAGCAGTTGCCAGCCACGGCACGCGCGATTGCCGTGATCGAAATCGTCGAGGACGGCGAGCAGATCGCGCTCGACAGCGCCGCGCAGCTGGACGTGCGCTGGGTAGCGCGCAATGGCCGCAGCGGTGCCTTGCTGCTGGCGGAACTGGCGAAAGTGGTCTTGCCGCAGGACGGCGACGGCTACGTGTGGGTGGCGTGCGAGCATGCACAGGTACAGGGCTTGCGCGGGCATTTCATTGAAGCCGGCGTGCCGAAGCAGCATCTGCATGCGGCCAGCTACTGGAAGCATGGGGCGGCGGAGCACCATGAGCGTCACGATGCGTGA
- a CDS encoding DUF3052 family protein — protein MPEKTVPEKMYVKNAQALAVLNDGGEQAALLAQLPPERMAKAAESADWILLFARSRAELERHLPAAQARLAPGGALWLAYRKGGSKAGSDIQRDDIRAYAQALGLDSVAMIAIDADWSALRLKQV, from the coding sequence ATGCCTGAAAAAACCGTCCCGGAAAAGATGTATGTGAAGAATGCGCAGGCGCTGGCCGTGCTCAATGATGGCGGCGAACAGGCGGCGCTGCTGGCGCAGCTGCCGCCCGAGCGCATGGCCAAGGCGGCTGAAAGCGCCGACTGGATCTTGCTGTTTGCGCGCAGCCGCGCGGAACTGGAACGCCACCTGCCGGCGGCGCAGGCGCGCCTGGCGCCCGGCGGCGCGCTGTGGCTGGCGTACCGCAAAGGGGGAAGCAAGGCGGGCAGCGATATCCAGCGCGACGACATCCGCGCCTACGCACAGGCACTGGGACTCGACAGCGTGGCCATGATCGCCATCGACGCCGACTGGTCGGCGCTGCGCCTGAAGCAGGTTTAG